DNA sequence from the Acidothermus cellulolyticus 11B genome:
CCGTCGCCACGGTGCGCTGCTCGCGGTGAATGACCGGGCCGACATTGCGTACGCCGCCCGCTCCGATGTTCTCCACCTCGGCCAGGACGACCTTCCGGTCGGCATCGCGCGGAGCATCGTCGGGGACGACGTCGTCATCGGGTTGTCCACGCATTCGGTCGAACAGGTCCAGGCCGCGGTCAGTGACCCGGCGGTCGACTATTTCTGCGTCGGGCCGTGTTGGCCGACCCCGACGAAACCCGGTCGTCCGGCGGCTGGATTGGACGTCGTCCGGTATGCAGCCCAAGCGGCCGGCGACCGGCCGTGGTTTGCCATCGGCGGGATCAACCTGCAGAACCTGGACGAGGTTTTGGAGGCCGGCGCGCGCCGGGTTGTGGTGGTTCGTGCCATTGCCGACGCCCCGGATCCGGCTGAGGCGGCGGCTGAGTTCGCGGCTCGACTTGCTGCGGCGGCGTGACGGCGGTATTGCGGTGAGCACCGGACGTCTCATTCCCGCTCCCGGACGGAGTCCGACGATTCGCGAGCTTCTCGCCCGCGGTGGTTCGTCGTTTTCGTTCGAGTTCTTTCCGCCCAAGACGGCGGATGGTGAGCGGGCGTTGTTTCAGACGATCCGCGCCTTGGAAGTGCTGCGACCCACGTTCGTGTCGGTGACCTATGGCGCCGGCGGCAGCACCGCAGCGGCGACGGTCCGCATCACCGAGCGGATCGCGACCGAAACCACACTGACGCCGGTCGGCCATTTGACGATCGTCAACCAGTCGGTGGCGGAGATTCGGCGGGTCATCGGTCAGTACGCGGCCGCGGGCGTGCGCAACATTCTGGCGCTGCGCGGCGATCCGCCGGGAAATCCGAACGGGGAGTGGATTCCCCACCCCCACGGTTTTCGGTACGCCGTCGAATTGGTCCGCCTGCTCAAGATGGTTGGAGATTTCTGCGTCGGAGTGGCTGCGTTTCCCCGCAAGCATCCCCGGTCGCCGACGCTCGAGGACGACACCCGGTATTTCGTCGAGAAATGCCGGGCCGGCGCGGATTTCGCCATTACCCAGATGTTCTTCCGTGTTGAGGATTATCTGCGGCTGCGGGAGCGGATCGAACGCGCGGGCTGCACCGTTCCCATCATTCCCGGTGTCATGCCGATTACATCCATCGGGCAAATCGAGCGGTTCGCCCTGCTCTCCGGGGATGAATTTCCGCCGGAACTCGCCGACCGCATTCTGGCGGTGGCGGACCAGCCGGCGGCGGTACGGGCCATCGGCATCGAGGTGGCAACGGAGATGTGCCGTCGTCTGCTCGACGAAGGGGCGCCGGGATTGCACTTTTACACGCTGAACCGGTCGACGGCGACGCGGGAGATTTACCAGAATTTACGCCTCAGCGAGCGTGCCGATCGGCACGGGAAGGCGTCAGTCAGCGGACCCGGGGTCGCGCCGTCCGACGTCGCCGGGATCGCCGCCGGTGAGGCGTAGCAGTTCGGCAAACGTGGTCGGGAAAACGGCGTGCGGATGTCCGGCTGCGGCCCAGAGGATGTCGTAATCGGCGAGGGCGGTGTCGATGACGGTGCGCAGGGGATGGGGATGACCGACGGGAGCCACCCCGCCGATGGCGAAGCCGGTGTGCCGGCGGACGAATTCCGGATCGGCGCGGTGTACCCGACCGGCATTGACCAAGTGGGCGACTTTTTTGGTGTCGACGGTGTGCCGTCCGCTGGCGAGGACGAGAAGCGGCTCGTCGTCTGCGGCAAAGACCAGACTTTTGACAATCTGCCCGATGGTGACGCCGAGGGCGGCGGCGGCTTCGGCTGCAGTGCGGGCGGAGTCGGCCAGGAGGCGAATCTCCGTGTGGACACCGGCGGCCCGGAGCGCCTCGTCAACGCGGGTGACCGCCGGGGGGAGCATGCGACCAGAGTAGCGAGACGGTGATCTCGCGGGTCTTGCCCCGGGTGGTCTGTTGCCTGGGCGGGTCCCGTGCCTGCGGGTGATCTGCCTCCCCGGGTGGTCTGCCGCCGGGGCCGGCACTTCGCCCGGGGTGATCCGCAGCCGGGCGCCGCTTCCTTGATTGTGATCAAGGTCGGAGGCCGGGAAACCTCGTTGTGCTCTTCGAACATATGTTCGATACTCGTGGTGTGGTGGTATCTGCAGGGTCAGCGGCGACGGCGGCGTCCGCGGCGGAGGTCGTTTCCGCGGAGGTCATTTCCGCGGCGGCGCTCCTTCGCCGCCGGGAAGGCTTTGCGGTGTCTCCACCTTTTGCCGAGGCCTTTCCTGGTGGCGTGATGCAACGGGGGAGTGTGATTGTCGTCGAGAGATCCGCCACGCTCACCTTGGCGCTGATTGCCGATATTGCCCGGCAAGGCGGATGGAGTGCCGAGGTCGGCGGCCCCCCGCTGGGTGCAGCGGCTGCCGCGGAGTACCAGATACCGGCGGACCGGTTCGTGCGCATTCCTTCCCCGGGTGGACGGTGGATGACAGCCGTGGCTGCATTGGTGGAAGCTTTCGATCTCGTCGTTGTCCACGTTGCGGGGACGCCGGCTGAGCAGCGCCGATTGACCGCTCGGGTACGGGAGCGGTCAGCAATTCTGCTGACCACGGTTCCTTGGGAAGGGGCGACGGCTCGTTTTGCCGTGACGGACCGCCGGTGGAGCGGCTTGGGTCAAGGCGACGGATGTCTACAGGGCGCGGAATTCACCGTGCGCGTGATGAGCCGGGGGACCGGTGGCCATCCACGGCATTTTCGGTGGCGGCCACGGTTTTCTTCCGCAACACCTTCCGCGGCGTGAAAGGGAACACCGGGGAGATCGAGGTGTGCCGTGACCGTTCTTTTCCAGGTCTCCTCCCTTTTTCCTGTCGAGCGTGTCCTTGCCGTATGGTGCCCGGATTGGCCGATCCTGGCTGCGGGAGCGGATCCGCAAACGCCGTGTGCGGTGATTGCCCGCGGCCGGATTCTTTCCTGCTCGCCGGCGGCGCGTGCCGCCGGCGTCCGCCGTGGTCAGCGGTGGCGGGAAGCCCAGGCCTGCTGCCCGGAATTGCTCGGCCATACCGCTGATCCAGGTCGAGACAGCCGGGTTTTCGAAGCGGTGGTGCGTCGGGTTGCTGAGGTGGCCGCCGGGCCGGACGTCGTCCGCCCTGGCCTTCTGGTGGCCCGCGCCGGCGGTGCGGCTCGGTATTGGGGCGGTGAAGAGCCGTTGCGGCAACGGATCGTTGACGGGGTCCGCAGCCTTGGGTTTCCGGTGCGGGTGGGCATAGCGGATGGAACGTTCGCGGCTGTTCAAGCGGCGTATGAGGACCGGATCGTCCCACCGGGACGGTCGGTGGATTTTCTTGCTGAGCTTCCTGTGCACCGTCTCGGACCGCCGTTGTCGGAAATACTTCCTCGTTTCGGCCTCCGCACCTTAGGGGACTTCACGAGTCTGCCGCGCCGGACGGTGGTGACCCGGTGGGGGGAGGACGCCGGCCGGGCGCACGATATGGCCCGCGGGGTTCCCCTTCGGTTCTTGGTCCGCGCCCATGACCCGCCGGTTATTGCTGTGCACCGAATTTTCGATCCGCCGCTCGACCGCGTGGATACGGCGTCGTTCATCGCCCGGGTGGCGGCGGAAGAATTGCACGAACAGTTGACCCGCCGGGGTTTGGGGTGTCTGCGGTTGGTGGTGGAAGTCCGCGATGAAAGCGGGCGGATCCACGCCCGTGCGTGGCGGCGGGTGGATGCCGTCCTTCCTGTTTTCTCCGTCGCGGCGATCGTCGACCGGGTGCGATGGCAGCTTGCCGGGTGGCTTGATTCCGGGAATGTATCCGGCGGCCTGGCGGCACTTCGACTCGTTGCTGATGAGGTGACCCGTGCTGTCGGTTGGGACGTGCCGTTATGGGATGGCGGAAATGACGTGCTTCGGGGACAGGCCGACAGTATTCACCGGCACACCGATATTGCCAGGGTCCTCACCCGTCTGCAGGGTCTTCTCGGTGAATCGGCGGTGGTGAGCGCTGTTGTGGACGGCGGCCGGGATCCGATCCACCGGGTGCGCTGGGTGCCCTGGGGTTCGGGGGAGCCGGACGGCAAGCCCGATACCGCGCCGTGGCCTGGCCGGCTGCCGCCGCCGTCGCCGCCTACGGTGTGGGATCCGCCGCGTCCGGCCGTCGTCCTTGCCGCAAGCGGCGAGACCGTTGCGGTAACCGCACGTTTGCGGCTTACCGCAACGCCGGCGATTCTCGCTCTTCCTGACGCCCAGCGGCGGCGGATAACCGGTTGGGCAGGGCCGTGGCCGTTCGATGAACGGTGGTGGGACGCTCCGACCGCCCGTCATGGGACGCGGTTTCAGTTCGCCACCGCTGATGGACTTGCCTGGTTGGCGACCCATTGCGGCGGCATGTGGGCTGTGGAAGGGCGGTACGACTGATGGGGTGGCACAATCCGTCCGTCTCCTGGCCGGAACTTGAACGTCGCCTCGCCGGCCGACCCGCCCGTGCCGTCGAGCCGGCGGATGCGGAAGCGCCGACATCGCGCCGGCGGCCGCCGTACCGGCCGAAAGAATTGCCGAAACAACCGGATGAGACCGTTCGTTATGCGGAATTGCACTGTCATTCGAATTTCAGTTTTCTCGATGGGGCAAGCCATCCGGAGGAACTCGTTGAGGAAGCCGCCCGGCTGGGTCTTGAGACCCTTGCCCTCACCGATCACGACGGATTCTACGGGGTCGTCCGGTTTGCCGAAGCGGCTGCTGAACTCGGCGTTCGTACCGTTTTCGGCGCGGAGTTGTCCCTCTCGCTTGTCGAGCCGCGGGCCGGTGCCGTCGATCCGGATGCCGTTCACCTCCTCGTCCTGGCCCGTGATCCGGAGGGATACCGGCGGCTTGCCGTTGCGATGAGTGCGGCGCACCTGAGAGGCGGCGGGAAAGGGCGGCCGCAGTACGACGAGACGGAACTCGCGCATACCGCCGGCGGGCATTGGCTGATCCTCACCGGATGCCGGAAAGGGCGGGTCCGCCGTGCCCTCGCCGCCGAGGGTCCGGACGGCGCGGTACGGGAAATCGACCGGCTCGTTGAGATGTTCGGTCGGGAGAACGTTGCGGTGGAACTCACCGACGACGGGCAGCCCCTCGATTCAGCAGCCAACGATGTGCTTGCCGCGGCTGCTGTCCGCTGCGGACTTCCGGTGGTGGCGACGACGAACGCCCACTACGCCACCCCTGATCGAGGTCGATTGGCCGCCGCACTGGCCGCGGTCCGCGCTCGAAAAAGTCTGGATGAGATAGCCGGATGGCTGCCGGCCGCGCCCGTCCGCCATCTGCGCTCCGGAGTCGAGATGGCTCAGCGTTTCGCCCGGTACCCCGGGGCGGTGGCGAACGCGGCCCGGCTCGGCGCCGCCTGCGCATTCGATGTGCGCTTGATTGCTCCGCGGCTTCCGGATTTTCCGGTGCCGCCTGGTCACACCGAGATGAGTTATCTCCGCGAACTGGCGATGCGCGGCGCGGCCGAGAAATACGGACCGCCGCATCAGCGCCCTGATGTGTACCGCCAGCTTGATTATGAACTTGACGTCATCGAGCAGCTCGGGTTTCCCGGATATTTTCTCGTCGTCTGGGAGATCGTTGAATTCTGCCGGTCCCGCGGCATCCTCTGCCAAGGCCGGGGATCGGCCGCTAATTCCGTCGTCTGCTACGTTCTCGGTATCACCAAGGCCGACCCCATCGCCTTCCGGTTGCTCTTCGAACGATTTCTCAGTCCGGAGCGGGACGGACCGCCGGATATTGACGTCGACATCGAAAGCGGCCGCCGGGAGGAGGTCATCCAATACGTCTACTCTCGATATGGCCGGGAGCGGGCCGCGCAGGTCGCCACGGTCATCACCTACCGGCCCCGATCCGCCGTCCGGGACATGGCCCGCGCCCTCGGATATTCGCCGGGCCAACAGGACGCATGGTCGAAACAGCTTGACCGGTATGGAGAGATTCCCCGCGGTTCGGAGGCTGACCACGATGTCCCGGATGACGTGGTCCATCTCGCCCGTCAGGTGCTTGGTTTTCCCCGTCATCTGGGCATCCATTCCGGAGGAATGGTGATCTGTGACCGGCCGGTCGCCGAGGTCTGTCCGGTCGAGTGGGCGCGGATGCCCGGGCGGAGCGTGCTGCAGTGGGACAAAGACGATTGCGCCCGGATCGGTGTGGTGAAATTCGACCTTCTCGGACTGGGCATGCTGTCGGCGTTGCGGGAGTGCTTCGATCTCATCGAGACCTATCACGGTGTGCGGCTGTCTCTGGAGACGATTCCGCCGGAAGACCCGGCGGTGTACGACATGCTCTGCGCAGCGGATTCGGTGGGCGTCTTCCAAGTGGAGAGTCGAGCGCAGATGGCGACGCTTCCGCGATTGCAACCGAGAAATTTCTACGACCTCGTCACCGAGGTGGCGATCATTCGTCCCGGTCCGATTCAAGGCGGTTCCGTGCACCCGTTCATCCGCCGCCGCCGGGGACGGGAACCCGTTCGTTACGCCCATCCGCTGCTCCGCCATTCGCTGGAACGCACGTACGGCGTCCCGCTCTTCCAAGAGCAGATCATGCAAATGGCCATCGATGTCGCCGGGCTCACTCCCGCCGAAGCAGACCACCTGCGTCAGGCGATGGGGGCTAAACGTTCCGTCGAACGCATGGAGCGTCTGAAAGCGAAACTCTACGCGGGCATGGCCCGTAACGGCATTACCGGAGCGGTGGCGGACGAAATCTACGAGAAACTCCAGGCGTTTGCGCATTTCGGTTTTCCTGAGAGTCACGCCATCAGCTTTGCGTTTCTTGTTTATGCGAGCGCGTGGCTGAAAAAGTACTACCCGGCGGCGTTCTGCGCGGCGCTTCTCAACGCTGCTCCGCTTGGCTTTTACTCGCCGCAGACGGTGGTGGCTGACGCCCGTCGTCACGGGGTGGTGATCCGCCGTCCCTGTGTCGCCTCCAGTGCAACGAAAACCATTCTGGAACCGATGGACGGCGGCTGGGCGGTGCGATTGGGTCTTTCCTTGGTGAAAGGAGTGAGCGCCGAGACGGCGGATCGCATCGTTGCCCGTCGGCCGTACCGTGACATGGCGGATCTGGCACGCCGCTGCGAACTCTCCGTCACGCACCTGGAGGCGCTGGCTGCGGCAGGGGCGTGTGAGTGTTTCGGTCTCGACCGGCGGCAGGCCTTGTGGCTCGCCGGTTCCGCCGCCGAGACGCGGCCCGGACAGCTTGAGGGTTTTGGCGTCGAGGCCACGCCGCCGCGGCTTCCACCGATGACGGAGATGGAGACGACGGTGACGGACCTGCGGTTCCTGGGAATCAGCCCGGACGTCTACCCGACGGCACACGTTCGGGATCAGTTGACCGAGATGGGTGTCGTTCCGGCGGCGCAATTGCATCGAGTGGCGCCGGATTCTCGAGTTCTCGTCGGGGGAGTGGTCACCCATTGGCAACGCCCGGCGACGGCGCGGGGAACGACGTTCCTCAACGTGGAGGACGAGACGGGGATGGTCAACGTGATCTGCTCACCGGGAGTCTGGGTGCGGTATCGGCGGACGGCACGGACGGCGGCCGCCCTTCTGGTACGCGGCCGGCTGGAACGAGCGGACGGTGTGGTCAATGTTATTGCTGACCGGCTTGAGCCGCTTCCGCTGGTAATTCGGCGTTCCGCTCGAGATTTCCGGTGACCCGTTGTCTCTTGCGGGTACCGTCGTCGGCACCAGGGGCGAGATTCCGGGTCAGCCCCTGTCCGCTGAAGCCGGCGTTTGACACCGTCGTCTGGACCCGGGGGAGGCCTGCCGTTTTCCCTGCCCCCTCGGGTCGATGCCCGACGGCCGCCAGCCGACGCCTCGGCGTCTGACGCCTGCCGCCGGCGGGTCGACGCCCGACGCCTGCAAAAAATCCCTTGACCGGTTCCTTCGCGGCAGCTACCCTCATCGCTATCGAACACATGTTCGAAAACGGCTCTCCGGTGCGCGGCTTCCTCGACCCGCCGCGCACCGGGTCCCGCGGTTGCACAACCCGTTCAGGTGGAACCGAAGGAGGGCGCGATGCCGGGTACACAGGCGGGCACAGTGCCGGACCCAACGCCGGGCGCAGTGCCGGACCCAACGCCGGGCTTGAAGGGCGGCGCGATGCCGGTAACCAGGCGAACCTCCGCTCTGCCCAGCCGAGCGCCCGGAGCACGGGCGGCTCGGCAGTTGCTTGACCTCGCCCGCTCCGGCCTTGCCGACGCTCAGTACTGCGATCGCGCCACGAATCGATATGCCGCGGCGCATCTGGCCGCGCTGCGCGCTGCAGCGGCTGTTCTGGCACTTCGCGCCCAGCCTGAGACGACCCGAGGTCGTGGGCGCATCCGTAATGTCTGGGTACTCCTCGCCCGGGTGGCGCCGCATCTGCGGGAATGGGCGGCGTATTTCGCTGCCGGTGCGCCCAAACGGGCTGCCGCCGAAGCTGGCCTTTCGTCGGCAGTGACTCCACGCGAAGCCGACGACCTACTCCGGGATGCCGCGCTCTTTCTTTCTGTTGTGGAAGAGGAGCTCAGGACTGTTGCCGAACCGGGGTTCAGAAGTGTCGCAGGAGAGGAGCTCAGAACGATCAGTGCCGATTACCCGACCTTACCGGCAGCCTGATGGAACTCGGTGATCGCAGAACTGATGCGACTCGACGACCAGGATCAGCGTTGGTCGCCAAGAGGATCAGCGTTAGCCGCCAACAGGCGGGACTCCCGTTCCCGCCGGGTAATGCCCTGGCGTCACCTGCAACGGGGAGGTCCTCAGCTTCTGGGCAAAGTGACCGATCTCGCAGATGCCGAGCAGACCGGGCCCCGTCCGACGGTCGGGTACGTGTCGAACGACGGACGGGCGGCGCGCAGGCTCAACCGCTGCCGGCGGCAGAATAGACCCGAACGCGCCGGGTGGAAGGAGGCGCCGTTGCGTGGCTTGATGTTCACCGCTCGCGGCGTCCGAAACCTCGGCGGCACCGCAAGAATCTACCGCTCTTCGCCGCCCGCTCGTATCCTGAAAGTACGCACCGCGACCGGCCGAGACGATCTCGGCGCATCGGCTGCCGAATATCTGAATACCTCAGAGGAGACACTGGTATTACCAACTACGCGCAACCATGCGCGCAGTGGGATGGTCACGGGAGGGCACCGTGCCGCTCTCAGAGCATGAGCAGCGTGTGCTCGAGGAGATCGAACGTGCGCTGTCTGCTGACGATCCCAAGTTTGCTGCAACCGTACGATCCATTGATCCGCGGATCTATCGACGTCGTCGCTACCTGCGATCACTCTGCGCCGGGGTGCTCGGCATTCTGCTCGTTCCCGTCGGTCTGATCATTCGGCAGACCGTCGTCATCGCCCTCGGAGCTGTGGTCGCGATGGCCGCCCTTGTGTACGCGGGCGCGATCTGGCGACGCGGACGCCGGCGGTTGGGGCGGTCGGTGCCGCGATCCCCGAAACCGCGAGGCCGCTTCATGCATCGCCTCGAGGAGCGGTGGAATCGCCGCCGGGAAAATCCCACCTGACCGCCGAATCCGTGCGAACCTCGCTGATATCCGCAGAGCCCGGCTGAATTCTCGTGGCGAATCGCGCCATTCGGCGCAACACGGTCCAGCCTGGTTTTCTTCGTTACCGAGGCACTTCCGCGTAACCGCGGCCCATAGTGGTTGCCGCTTTTGTTACCGTCCGGCCGGTCGCATCGGTCTCGTGGACGACGTTGCCCACCTGAGTTGCCGCCGTCGTTTCCGTCCGGCCGGTCGCACCGGCGACGGCCTGCCGGGCGGTCAGGTCAACGCGACGTCCGCCGTCTCGATCGGAGCACCGTACGGACCGAGGTCGGCAGGAGGAGCGCCCGCAGCCGGCGGGACCGGGGCATTGCGGCAATGAGGGCGCGGCGTACCAATTGCTGGTCGCGACGGGGTTCAAAATTCTCCGCCAAATTCCGCACGCGATGGGGGGTCGCGTACCGGGCGAGCTCCTCGGCGTGCGCAAGGCGGAAGAGCGCGTCGGTCGCCTCCGGTTGGCCGCGAAGCTGCGGAGCCGCCGCCAGCCGTTGTGCCGCCCGGCGCGGCGTGTCCGTGTCACCGGTCCACTCCAGCCGTAGGTCACGCACGTCGTCACCCAATTCGGCCCAGGCCACGTGAGCCTCGGCAGCCGCGTCGTCCGCCGCAGTCCACCGGCGCTCCCGGATCCACCAACGGGCGGCCGGACCGGCACCGACGCCCAACGCAACCAGCACGATGAGCCCAAGAAGTTCCGGTGGAATCCGCGGCAATTGGACGCCGTGCTGGACGCTGCGCGTTCCCGGGGCGGCGGCCCCTGCACCGCTGGGGGCGGCCGATGGGATGTTCGCGGTACCTGGGCCGGTAGCGCTCGGGGTGGGTGGAACGGTCGCGGACGGCACAGTGCCGGTCGCGCCGTATGCCGGGACCGTCGCCTGCCCATCGGCCCGCGGTGTCGGCTCGAAGCGCAACCACCCGATTCCGGGGAAGTACAGCTCCGGCCAGGCGTGGGCGTCCGCCGTCGTTACGACGTAGCTGTCCGTGCCGGTAACGGGTTCGCCGGGCGTGAAGCCGATATCGACCCGGGCCGGAATCCCTTCCATCCGGGCCATCAGCGCCATGGTGGCGGCGAACTGTTCGCAGTAGCCGGTCCGGTCTTGCAGGAACGATTCCAGCGCGCTGGTCGAGCTTCCGGAGCGGGCGTTGATGTCGTAGGTGAAATTTGCGAGAAACCAATTCTGCAGCGCAAGCGCTTTTTCGTAAGGCGTGCCGGCCCGCGCGACGATTTGGTCGGCCAGTTGTTTGATGTTCGGCGGAATATTCGTGGGATATTGCAAATAGCGGGTGGCGGTGGGGTCGACCGCCGTCCGAATATTTCTCAGCATCTGAACAGAGGGAGTTATCGGCGCGCTGACGACCGTGTATTGCTGATTCTTTCTCGTTACTCCCTGCGGGTCGTAGAAGACGCCTGTGGTCGGATTGAATTTCCAGGGTTCCCCGACGTCCACCCGGAGTGGGACTTGCGGCACCGGAAGGAAAGGTTCACGCAATCCGCTGACGGTGACCTGCGTGACAACCCGGGTGTCCGTCGTCCCGCCGACGGTCGGCAGCGGAGCGTCCGCGGCGATGTCCCCACCGGACGCCAGACCGCTGGCCCGCCAGGTGGTGCCGTCGAACTCGTCGAGAGTGAGCATCCGGAAGTAGTCAGGCCGGCCGGAGGTCGTGTACGTGAATAGCGGAATGGGCGTGCTCTGCGTCAGGTCCCGACGTACCGAGACGAACGGCTGGATCGTCGCTCCGCCGCCGCCCGGATCAACTCCGCCTCCCGACGTGTGATGGGTGCCGAACCACCCCGCGTGGAGCCCCGGAATCGCGAGGGGAACGGCAATAGCGATCAGTATGGCAACCCCGGCCATGGTGTGGCCGGACCGGGCCAGTTCGCGGCCGACCGTCGCGGGCCACCGCCGTGCGCCGGCAACCCGGCCGACGACCGCGCGGCCCCACCCGCTCAGCCGTTCTCGTCCTTCCGCGGTCAGCAGGAGGAGATAACCGGCCGCCGCACAGACGAACGGGAGCCAACCCACACCCTGGTTCAGGATCGCCGCCGGAACGGTGAAGACGGCGAGCAGCGGCAGACCACAGATCGCCGGACGGCGTAACGCTGTGACGGAAATGTCAATCATCACGGCGACCAGGCCGACACCGCCGACCGCCAGCAGGGTGATCCCCCGGGTCGGCGTGACCGGGGCCGACATCTCGGTGGTGTCGTTAAAGCCGTTGATCAGCGTGTCGCGGAGGCTGGCCACCGCTCCGGGTCCCGGCAGGAAGCCGAAGACGGCGCTCGTGTGAGCGAACAGCGCCGTCACCGCGAAGACATAGCCGGCTACCCCGGCGAGCGGAGCAAGGCCGGCGATCGGCCGTATCTGCCGGAACAGCAACGACGCCACCGTGACCGCAGCGATGACGACCGCCACCGGCCCGAGCCACCGCAGGGTGGTGAAGAGGGGGAGAAGGGCGAGCGAGCCGAGGAACGCCGCCAGTCCCGCGGCCAGACTCAACCGGAGCTGGCTCGTCATGGCACAGTCACCGGCGCGCCGGCCAAGCCCACTGCGACAAGCTGTTGCCAGACTCCAGGAACCCGTGTTCGGCCGTCTGCGACCGCCACGCGCCATCCGGAAGCGGCCAGCAGCGCAGCCGTCCGGCTTGCCGGGAGTCCCGGCGTCCTCGGGGTGTTCAGCGGATTCCAGCGGTCGACGTCGAGCACGATGGCCAAGCATCGCGATGCGTGGCGTTGCAGATCGGCGAGGACCTCGACGTCCGGCATGCTGAGCGCGCCAAGGACGGCGACGAGCAGTCCGGCGTTCGATCCGCGAATCGCGCTCGCCGCTCCGCGGAAGTCGGCTCCGGGGGCGGGCGCGAGGGCGGCTAGCACCTCGAGCAGCTCGGCTTCGGTCGAGAGCGACGGGGTGACGCCGAGCAGAGGCGCGCCGTCACTGTCGACGAGGCGCAGCCGGAAGTTGTCCCGGGCCAGCCGGACGCCGACCGACGCGACCGCTGTGACGGCCCATTCCAGCGACGACGCGACGCCCTCGCCGCGATGCGCCGTGGCTCGGCGATCGAGGAGCAGGACGGCGCGCCGGTGCCACGGCTGCTCTTCCCGGCGGACCATGAGCTCCCCATGCCGAGCCGTCAACCGCCAGTGCACCCGGCGCAGATCATCGCCGTGCCGGTATTCGCGGGGGGTGACGTCGTCCTCGCCGCTCGTCGCCAGCGAACGTGCCTCACCCTC
Encoded proteins:
- a CDS encoding DUF58 domain-containing protein encodes the protein MRAALAGLTTRGRSFLAAGIAASLCGLVLGERDLLRVGVLLLALPLVAAGMVARARYRLACSRRIEPPRVPVGEPARVVLRIENLSRLRSSVLLAEDRLPYALGGRPRFVLGRIEPHGVREMAYPVRADVRGRYTVGPLALRFVDVFGLVETVRTFRSTSTLVVTPRVYPLTPLAAGAGRAGSTEGEARSLATSGEDDVTPREYRHGDDLRRVHWRLTARHGELMVRREEQPWHRRAVLLLDRRATAHRGEGVASSLEWAVTAVASVGVRLARDNFRLRLVDSDGAPLLGVTPSLSTEAELLEVLAALAPAPGADFRGAASAIRGSNAGLLVAVLGALSMPDVEVLADLQRHASRCLAIVLDVDRWNPLNTPRTPGLPASRTAALLAASGWRVAVADGRTRVPGVWQQLVAVGLAGAPVTVP
- a CDS encoding transglutaminaseTgpA domain-containing protein; its protein translation is MTSQLRLSLAAGLAAFLGSLALLPLFTTLRWLGPVAVVIAAVTVASLLFRQIRPIAGLAPLAGVAGYVFAVTALFAHTSAVFGFLPGPGAVASLRDTLINGFNDTTEMSAPVTPTRGITLLAVGGVGLVAVMIDISVTALRRPAICGLPLLAVFTVPAAILNQGVGWLPFVCAAAGYLLLLTAEGRERLSGWGRAVVGRVAGARRWPATVGRELARSGHTMAGVAILIAIAVPLAIPGLHAGWFGTHHTSGGGVDPGGGGATIQPFVSVRRDLTQSTPIPLFTYTTSGRPDYFRMLTLDEFDGTTWRASGLASGGDIAADAPLPTVGGTTDTRVVTQVTVSGLREPFLPVPQVPLRVDVGEPWKFNPTTGVFYDPQGVTRKNQQYTVVSAPITPSVQMLRNIRTAVDPTATRYLQYPTNIPPNIKQLADQIVARAGTPYEKALALQNWFLANFTYDINARSGSSTSALESFLQDRTGYCEQFAATMALMARMEGIPARVDIGFTPGEPVTGTDSYVVTTADAHAWPELYFPGIGWLRFEPTPRADGQATVPAYGATGTVPSATVPPTPSATGPGTANIPSAAPSGAGAAAPGTRSVQHGVQLPRIPPELLGLIVLVALGVGAGPAARWWIRERRWTAADDAAAEAHVAWAELGDDVRDLRLEWTGDTDTPRRAAQRLAAAPQLRGQPEATDALFRLAHAEELARYATPHRVRNLAENFEPRRDQQLVRRALIAAMPRSRRLRALLLPTSVRTVLRSRRRTSR